The Acidimicrobiales bacterium sequence GAGCCACGGATCGGCCGGGCGGGTGTAGAGCTCGGCCGGTGGTGCCTGCTGGACGACGACGCCGTCGCGCATCACCGCCACCTCGTCACCGAGGACGAATGCCTCGTCCTGGTCGTGGGTCACGAAGATCGCGGTGATGGCGAGGTCGCGCAGGAGGGTCTGCACCTCGGCGCGCACGTCGGCACGCAGATGGGTGTCGAGACTCGAGAACGGCTCGTCGAGGAGCAGCACGGTCGGACGCGGTGCCAGCGCCCGGGCCAGCGCGACCCGCTGCTGCTGACCGCCACTGAGCGAGCCGGGCAGCCGCAGGGCGAGATCGGTCACGCCGACCATCTCGAGCAGAGCCAGCACCCGTTCACGGGCCTTGGGGTTCCGCCGGAACCGTCGGCTGCGGATCCCCTTCGGGAGTCCGTAGGCGATGTTGGCCGCGACGGTGAGGTGGGGGAACAACGCCCAGTCCTGGAACACGAGTCCGACGGAGCGCTCCTCGGGCGCGACCTGCCGACCGTCGCCGGCGACCCGGTTCTCGCCGAGCCAGATCTCCCCGTGGTCGATCGGCTGGAGTCCGGCGATCGCGCGCAGGAGCGTCGTCTTGCCGCAGCCGCTCGGACCGAGGATCGCCAGCTGGGACCCGGCGGTGATGTCGAGCGACACGCCCCGCAGCACGGGCGCGTCCGACAACTCGACGCGCACGTCGCGCACCGAGACACCAGGGGCACCCTCCGTGATGTGAGGCATGCCTTACACGCTACCGGTCGCGAGGGAGCGGCCAAAACCGGAACCGAGCCGGTTCTCGGCGTGTAGGGCAGCTACAACGTACGAATCGCAGGAGGTGCTCTGGACGACGAGGCCTGGGTCCGCCGGGCCCAGCAGGGTGACGATCGGGCTTTCGAGGAGCTCGTCCGTCGGCACCAACGCGCCGCGATTCGCCTCGCCGCGACCATCGCCGGCTCGGCGTCGGCGGTCGACGCGGCCCAGGAGGGTTTCCTGCGAGCCCACCGGGCGCTCTCCCGGTTCGACCCTTCCCGTCCCTTCCGCCCATGGCTGCTCCGCATCGTCGCCAACGCCGCGAAGAACGAGGTCCGCTCCTCGGTACGCCATCTCCGGCTCGTCGGCCGCGCTCGGTCCGTCCGGATCGACCTCGCGCCGGACGAGGATCCGGTCGTTCGCGACGAGGCGCGTACGGCGTTGATCGACGCCCTCAGCCGGCTCTCCATCGACGATCGCACCATCATCGCTCTGCGCTGGTTCGAGGAGATGAGCGAGGCCGACATGGCCGAGGTGCTCGACGTCCGACCCGGCACCGTCAAGAGCCGGCTGCATCGGGCCATGGCGCGCCTTCGCGCCGAATTGGAAGGCGCCGAATTGGAGGAGAAGGAGGGGGACGGGCATGACTGACGCCGAACTCGGTGAACGCCTCGGCGCTCTGCGCGACGCGATCGAACCCGTCGATGTCCAACTCCGCATCGATCTGGCGCGTGATCGTCCGAATCGGGGGCGACCGATCGTGCAGGTCGCTGCCGCGGTGTTGCTCCTCGTCGTCGCCTCCGTGATCGTCATCGCCCCGGCCCGCACCGCCGTCGCCGACTGGCTCGGCATCGGCTCCACCTCGATCGACATCGAGGACGAGCTCCCCCCCGCCACGACCATCGACCCGCCGGCCACACCGAGCGACGACGCCGCCCCCACGATCGAGGAAGCCGCCGCCGACGAGCTCGAATTGACCGTCCGGCTGCCGCGGCACCCCGATCTCGGCGATCCCGTCGGCTGGGAGATCCGAAGCATCGAGGGTGGGGTCCGTGAGCTCGTGGTCGACTGGTCCGGCCCGGCCGGCGACGTTCGGCTCACGGCGTGGTCGGCGACCGCCGATGTCGCCTTCCGCAAGATCGTCACCAGCGAACCGGTCTTCGACGAACGACTCGACACCGACGGCGACCCTGCTGTCTGGCTGAGCGGGCCCCACGTCCGGGACCTCGGCGACGATGCCGTG is a genomic window containing:
- a CDS encoding ABC transporter ATP-binding protein, which encodes MPHITEGAPGVSVRDVRVELSDAPVLRGVSLDITAGSQLAILGPSGCGKTTLLRAIAGLQPIDHGEIWLGENRVAGDGRQVAPEERSVGLVFQDWALFPHLTVAANIAYGLPKGIRSRRFRRNPKARERVLALLEMVGVTDLALRLPGSLSGGQQQRVALARALAPRPTVLLLDEPFSSLDTHLRADVRAEVQTLLRDLAITAIFVTHDQDEAFVLGDEVAVMRDGVVVQQAPPAELYTRPADPWLAEFVGEAELLHGDATGDRATTALGVVPLVEPTTGPVRVLLRPEEIVITPGVGAVVTEVEYYGHDALSTVALPDGTIVRSRMTGASAFQPGDTVAVTHRGDPAVSFSAESYVTNATR